The Echinicola rosea genome has a segment encoding these proteins:
- a CDS encoding alpha/beta hydrolase encodes MFKKLLPFLISISIILAIGYMLGPKETLSDMKGSYPTVPTDLRKLETYIQQKEDTVKGLKPNNEARIIWADSTKTKTPYSIVYIHGFGASQMEGDPVHRKLAEYFGANLYLARLPEHGIDRSNAFEYLTAEKLADGAREAFMIGKQLGDKVIVVGTSMGGALTVLLASEREDIEAILLYSPCIRDYGNQLEAFFSPWQGWLFEQFGTNDDQVILNPREGDKAKYWSEQYHINAYISLAKLVYSKMDEATFKKINQPLFLGYYYKDKELQDDVVSVSAMIEMYQQVSTPKTQKKKVAFPESGDHVIGSSITSGDWEGVLRASINFLENIVKVPVPQQEEINLTEPVN; translated from the coding sequence ATGTTCAAGAAACTTCTCCCCTTCCTAATTTCCATTTCCATTATATTGGCCATTGGCTATATGCTAGGCCCTAAAGAAACATTGAGTGATATGAAAGGAAGCTATCCTACCGTCCCTACTGACCTAAGAAAACTCGAGACCTATATTCAACAAAAAGAGGACACCGTGAAAGGCCTCAAACCTAACAACGAAGCCCGGATCATCTGGGCGGACAGTACAAAAACCAAAACGCCCTACTCCATCGTTTACATTCATGGATTTGGCGCCAGTCAGATGGAAGGAGATCCTGTTCACCGGAAACTGGCCGAATATTTCGGTGCCAACCTATACTTGGCCAGACTTCCCGAGCATGGTATCGATCGATCTAATGCATTTGAGTACCTTACAGCCGAAAAATTGGCTGACGGTGCCAGAGAGGCCTTTATGATCGGAAAGCAGCTTGGGGATAAAGTCATCGTCGTGGGCACATCTATGGGAGGTGCTTTGACCGTTCTATTGGCTTCTGAGCGGGAAGATATCGAAGCGATCCTACTTTACTCACCCTGTATCCGGGATTACGGCAATCAGCTGGAAGCTTTCTTCAGCCCCTGGCAGGGATGGTTATTTGAGCAATTTGGCACCAATGACGATCAAGTGATCCTGAATCCCCGAGAAGGCGACAAGGCCAAATACTGGTCTGAGCAGTATCATATCAATGCCTACATCAGTTTGGCCAAGCTTGTTTACAGTAAGATGGATGAAGCCACATTCAAAAAGATCAACCAACCGTTATTTCTAGGATATTATTACAAAGACAAGGAACTCCAAGATGATGTCGTATCCGTATCGGCGATGATCGAAATGTACCAACAGGTCAGCACCCCCAAAACTCAAAAGAAAAAGGTGGCTTTCCCTGAATCGGGAGACCATGTGATCGGATCCAGCATTACTTCTGGGGATTGGGAAGGTGTACTCCGGGCCAGTATCAATTTTCTGGAAAACATCGTAAAAGTCCCCGTTCCGCAACAAGAGGAAATCAACCTCACCGAACCAGTAAACTAA
- the proC gene encoding pyrroline-5-carboxylate reductase: protein MKDNKIAIIGCGNLGLSIVNGLLDTTGFEGKNLTVTKRHPENLLYLQPHGVTVTTDNKSAAEAAEVVILGVKPYNIPLILQEIAPALSTDKHIVISLATGVTLQEMYQHLPSEMALYRAMPNIAADIQESITCICGHNSTPEIEETIKTLFNSIGISIVIEEHLMEAATVLGACGVAYVLRFMRAMTQGGIQIGFDAKTANTIVNQTVKGAAELLIKKGIHPEAAIDKVTTPKGCTIVGLNEMEHHGFSAAMVKGVLASYGKIEK from the coding sequence ATGAAAGATAACAAAATCGCCATCATTGGATGCGGAAACCTCGGTCTCTCTATCGTCAACGGTTTGTTGGACACGACAGGGTTTGAGGGGAAAAACCTCACCGTTACCAAAAGACATCCTGAAAACCTTCTTTATCTTCAGCCCCATGGCGTGACCGTGACGACTGACAACAAATCCGCAGCCGAAGCGGCAGAGGTGGTCATCCTTGGGGTAAAACCTTATAACATCCCACTTATTCTCCAAGAAATTGCCCCAGCACTCTCCACGGATAAGCATATCGTTATTTCTCTGGCCACAGGTGTGACTCTTCAGGAGATGTACCAGCACCTGCCATCCGAAATGGCACTTTACCGTGCCATGCCCAATATAGCAGCAGATATCCAGGAATCCATCACCTGCATCTGCGGCCATAACAGCACTCCGGAAATAGAAGAAACGATCAAAACACTCTTTAACAGCATCGGAATCTCCATCGTCATAGAAGAACACTTAATGGAAGCGGCCACTGTATTGGGGGCCTGTGGGGTTGCCTATGTGTTGCGGTTTATGAGGGCCATGACCCAAGGTGGAATCCAAATTGGTTTTGATGCCAAAACGGCAAATACCATTGTTAACCAAACCGTCAAGGGCGCGGCAGAACTGCTGATCAAAAAAGGCATCCATCCGGAAGCTGCCATTGATAAAGTGACCACTCCAAAAGGCTGCACCATCGTCGGCCTCAATGAAATGGAACACCACGGCTTCAGCGCCGCCATGGTCAAAGGAGTGTTGGCTTCCTATGGAAAAATCGAAAAGTAG